The following is a genomic window from Pirellulales bacterium.
TTTCGGCCCCATCTCCCACGTCGGATGCTCCAGCGATTGTTCTACGCTCACGCGGGCCAATTGTTCCGGCGTGAAATTCCGAAATGGTCCGCCGCTGGCCGTTAGAATCACGCGTTTCACGGCCGCGCGCTTCCCAGCCTGCAAACATTGAAACACGGCGCTATGCTCACTGTCGACCGGCAAAATTTGTGCTCCCGTGCGAGCCGCCAGCGCCATCACCAATGGCCCGGCCATGACCAATGTTTCTTTGTTCGCCAGGGCCACTTTTTTGCCGGCTTCCAGCGCTGCCCACGTGCTTTGCAAGCCGGCCGCGCCCACGATGGCCGCCACCACCAGTTCGATCTCCGGCGCGGCAACGACTTCCAGGAGCGCTTCGGGCCCCACCAGCAATTGCGTTTCGCGCGGCAGAGCCGACCAATCTTGCCGCTGGGCAGCTTCCGCGTCCGTTGCCACAATCCAGCGCGGCCGGAACCGCTGCGCCTGTTCTAATAATTGCTGCGTGCTGTTGCGTGCCGCCAAGGCTAGGGCCTGCAATTGACCTCCCGATGCCGCCACCACTTCCAGCGTGCTTGCCCCAATGGAACCCGTCGAGCCCAGCACGGCTATGCTTTTGAAGGAGGTCGTCATAAACAGCGGCTAGCCAAGTCCCAATGTCGAAGTGTCTAAAACGGAGCAAACAACAAAGTTCGGGGGCATCTCATTTTTCGACAGATGGACTGTCGAAGCTTCGACCCCTAATCCCTTGCTCAATCTCTCATTCTCCGCCTCACCGGATTCTAAATCCGCCCTGTTTTAGGAACAACCCGGAAGCCCTCATGCCGATTTTGCCCAATTTGCCGTCCGCACGATCACGAGTCAAATCGGACCCATAGGAAAGGTTGTATAGCCTTCGCCAGCGACATAGTATTGATTGTTAGCCGGACAAACCGCAACACAAATTTAGACCCCCAAACACCAGACTCATCACTCCGCATGGAAAGCAACCCTAAAACCAAGAAACCCTCTTCCGGTAAAGCAACCCCGGAAAAAAAAAGTCCCCCGATCGGAAACAACTTTGTTTGGTATCTGCTGGGAATCGGTGTCACGATTTTGCTGGTGATCGGTTGGCTGCGACAAGATTCCGCCTACGAATTGCAATACAGCGATTTGCTGAACGTCATTAGCGCCGGCAAGGATGGCTATAAGGTGGAAGAAGGGCCCGAGGGACACGAAAAAGAGGTCCTTTACAAAAATCCGACCGATATTGTCATTTCCAGTAGCGAAGTCACGGGAAAAATCAGCCGTGAAGTGGTCGGCGGCGCGGACGAATCTGCCGACAATTCTCTCGGTTCCTCCACAACAAACACCACGAGCAATGGCTCGTCCGCCACGGCTACTTCCGCGGCATCGGCCCATACGG
Proteins encoded in this region:
- a CDS encoding 1-deoxy-D-xylulose-5-phosphate reductoisomerase, with product MTTSFKSIAVLGSTGSIGASTLEVVAASGGQLQALALAARNSTQQLLEQAQRFRPRWIVATDAEAAQRQDWSALPRETQLLVGPEALLEVVAAPEIELVVAAIVGAAGLQSTWAALEAGKKVALANKETLVMAGPLVMALAARTGAQILPVDSEHSAVFQCLQAGKRAAVKRVILTASGGPFRNFTPEQLARVSVEQSLEHPTWEMGPKVTIDSATMMNKALEIVEARWLFDLAPEQIEVLVHPQSTVHSLVEFIDGSVMAQLGPPDMRLPIQYALHYPERQGAEWPRLDFTRSLRLDFEPADFDRWPALELGYDAARTGGTTGAVLNAANEEAVRSFLAGELDFIEIVPVCRSIVEHHTFESQPTLERLLEADGWARREVTRWVCT